CCAACTTGATTTATGGAACTGTGTCAGAATTCTGTACTATTTCGGGATGTCCTGATATGGTTGGACCAAGTTATAGGTATTTCGTGAACtataaattggaaaataatttttaattaatttaattttttgatcatattgaattaattttacaaacatattaggtacctataataaaatatatatatatacaaacttGCATGTCTTGTGgatctattaaaattttatccaTGTGATTctgtttaataatgtatttcattttttaattttgttttcattagaACCTACTTGTGGTTTGacgaaaaaggaaaaaaatctcGAGTAGCTGCTCCATTATATATAGACTATGTTATGACGTTTGttcaaaaaactattaatgatGAGACAATCTTTCCAACTAAATAtggtagtatttttaatactttaaaatttgtaaattcacttatatataatctatGTTTTTTGTTACAGCTAATGAATTTCCTGTCGGCTTTGAggttgtagtaaaaaaaattttaagattgTTATTTCACGTTTTAGCACATCTTTATCATAGTCATTTTCGTGAATTAGTACTACTAAATTTgcatacacatttaaattgtgtatttgcTCACCTGTCAGTATTTAACCATCGTTATCAATTAATTGAACTACGGGAAACTGAAATCCTACAGGATCTAGTGGtagctttaaaaattttaggtGATGATGAAGAAATAACTACCGTAGTCAATGAATCTATTGATGAATATAAGGACGTCATCAACAAAGAACCAACCATGTCTTTAGCAGATCAACCTATTAACATGTTCCCTAATCCTTCTCCTATTAATACACAGACTTTAGCTACTCAAATTGATAATTTCTAGtctagaaaataaaatcttaaaatgcattaagtatatttgtaatacatattacatatgtttaattatactgTACATAGAATttcttgttaaataatttagaaaacacTTGTTGGCAGACAATAAACTAATATCAAAGCTTTTtaatcaactatattattatattaaaatactgtctaataaagtatatttatctataaaataaataatacatttttaatgtataaaaatgtttttatattaattttttgcaataattcataaattttgtttggttagatttaaatagatttaatcgTAGAATCCattgatttgtaaattaaaataatttattgaaattttatctttcatgtataaaataattcaagttaTACTATCTatgaaaagaatattatttatattgtttgccACTATTCCTAAAAAacttaagtgtttatttaatattgttcaatttACTAATTCACAGGTTTACATTGTTAactgattaaattattgttagaatatctaaattaaagttatttgaaaacatttatattttaaactgtataaattattattcttgtgcactgttatttaaatttatataatagttttttaacaacttgtttcagctcaaatatttatattttcagatctatacaaaattgtaatatggtttttgaatataaattatattataatattttttaataatgtacggATTCCACTCTGGACAATTTGTgaacatttgtaatttttatcttgtTTATCTTTTgtgatgtaatttatttatattgtgataGCAAAAATATGcccttttaaaatcattattcatttttggaaATTGTACTTAtctgtaattattgttttaattactttttccaagccattaattataaaattgtcaaaCCACATGTGTTTATCATTACAATAACATATGTGatggtaattaaatattcaaattagagaaatataattttttagcttaatgttttttgttgcttttataagtgttaaaaaatatattaaagtatttagtaGGCTTGATCAGATAGAAAATTTCCaagatttgtttttgattttatttatgatggcAAATTATACAACCgtccaatttttttcttttagaatgtttttttttgttaactttatgggattatgttatattattattaattttcttgtttttctTTCTACTGTAAAACCATAAAGTAAACTTTGTTATTGATGTTTCCTGTTAAACCTTCATTTAACTACCTTTTACCACATTGAAAAACATTATGTGTTTTCAgattgtttattgtatttttaaccaaaaacAAATAGcacttttgttaataaaacatttgagttacctacctaatttattaaaatgtcattaacCTTATTTCTTAGAATCCTAAAGAAAATTGGTATgtctaatgttatattatgataataagacaattgtgagttttttttagattatattactatctatgattaattattaattattattataattttatttagtaatttattcaatatacaatattatgtgagTAGTTTGTATATGTATCACTGTTTTGGGTGAAAAGTTTATGtatgtgttataaaaataatatatatttttgtacaaaaacataaaaaaaaaaactaaaaaaattatataatatacaaataggtatatataaatattcatataatatattattttaattattataaggctGAGTGAATGAATTAAGGTATTTATGAAATGttggtttaattaaatatattacttttgagAGCActgttatattgtatgtaatttatcGCTTAATGCTTCATTAGATTATCTTAATATCTGTATGTTGATATACTATTggatccttttttttttcttgcttttttttagtaggaaaattctaaataataagacATTTGGTAAATAACTACCCATTAGttactaataatttgtttacctaattagaatatattttactggaGGTTtctaatagatatattaaaaacatatttaagttGGTGTAACTAGCGAGTtcctttattaattatcttaatagattttatattatataaatgttcaaggtgaaaaaaaaaatgatgtatttattttaaaaataagcgaAATTAAAACAGTGTTGTAATATTAAGGATAGTAATTTGTTAACTATGTTATActtgttgtttaaatttaaaatatatatgtaataaacattttgatttaaagcTACCTATATTTCTTGTTGACTGTCCtatgtaatatgataattgattattgaatataagttTTCTTGttatttcaatgaaattgtctataataatatctgatCCCTTAACGATTGTAACCTCctaacattaatattgttgttttactCAATAGCCTAGAatcttagttaaaataaaattgtcctTATCTATTTCTAgcattcttaaataaataattaaaataaattaactaaattttcttattattaatttaaaaaatttaaaatttaaaccataatgttataaattaatgtttttgttactgatgttaggtataaaataaattatatttacaattaatgttACTGACTAAGCAAAGAGAGACAATGTTGAAacttatagttatatgtaaaatgataatatgttataattgtagatataattaacaacaattttatttgaaaattctgaCAGTccctcaattttttattttatacttgatcCTGCCTAAATTACAGCGAATTAATATgttcaaaacataattaaattttgtactaGGCACCACTTATGTATTGGTTGACTATTGTTTCATTCTCAAATCTCTTATCGCGTGTTACcaattttgatgtatttttcAGTATCTACCTAGATAGGTAATGGatagtacatttttcaaaCCCCAAAGCTAGTATCTACAgtgtagattattataaactgaTCTGTTATATGCATTTGACAAGTTAaatcaatgttaaaaaaattatttctatttccaCTTATGTTTGTATTAAGAAATAGATACTGGCCGATATTAGGCACAGAGAAGTGATGGCTTACaagttacaattaataattaatgtattaaatgtatagataagTGTTATTGTGTTAGGATTGAGGAAATAAAACTCTTTAGTCTTTATCGTTTGTgacatttcataattttattaatcttaaCTCAGTGGCGGATAACCTTCTTGGCGCCTTGAGGCActctaatattgtatagaaacctattaaaattgatattacacATTGCATCGCCTATCTAAATGTGATAAAAACATATCCAAATCATTTAAACTAGACTACTAGCTCAACTAGGTAGGTAATTATCtccaaacaatataaattataagacaaTGCATAGACATATTTAAGTGATGAATAATACTTTCACTACAAACACtacaaatactaattaatctaaaatatagattttcaatgaaaatgaaagtttaaaatagaCCAACTTAATCAATAGTTTTGGTAAAATGGGTTCTATTAAtggattttatttcattaaaggtaaattcaaattaaaagtatagatgtatcatgtataataatgaacacATGTTTGTGAAATCCTATTAGTAAAACCTATCATgtctttatacatattttatatgaaaaaactgattaaaatttgattaataattttatatttttatttattttaaggatgttatacatattacagtaGAATCCGTTTAATTGGGACACATTGCGCGGTAACCTATTTGTCTCCATTATCCGACTGTCCCGATTAACCGAATAAATAAACCGATGCATTCGTTCGGGACTATGCCAATCTGTCCCTATTAAGCGGTTGTTCCCTTTATGTGGTGTCCCAAATAAGCGGATTCTActgtatatcatttatatcatTAGTTAGTTTAAAGTTTGAGATGTTGAAAGAAGAAAATTAAAGACAATATTGATAggtattaatcatattaaataaattattaggtagCCTACTGGAGACgtatattcaaatttgtataaattactaaaaatgattttcactATTCCCTTAAGTTAACCAACCGGTGAAAGgttattttcttcaaaattGGCTAAAACAACAATGAAATAATagtgattttcaaatttatcaataataaatatcgaaaaataaataattaataatctgaaaaacttaaacaattattcaCATATTTTCAACAACGAATAGaggttttataaagtattataataccatcATAAAAATTCGTTGTAATCTAACTATTTAACTGTAAATGATCAACACCATATCTTATATCTCAATGAGatgaatcaataatttaatacttaattagttGAATGTAGGTAATATTACATCTACTGCAGATTTACTGTATTTGTGACTACATCAtactattcatattatgtttctaGGTTATATTACCCATTAaccataagaaaaaataatctgtATGTTGt
This genomic stretch from Rhopalosiphum maidis isolate BTI-1 chromosome 3, ASM367621v3, whole genome shotgun sequence harbors:
- the LOC113559837 gene encoding MOB kinase activator-like 2; the protein is MGKGRKAKDKESLCNDDNKLYLEEAVLEKKLPDIDLRILVEMPNGIDFNEWLASHTLSIFDNTNLIYGTVSEFCTISGCPDMVGPSYRTYLWFDEKGKKSRVAAPLYIDYVMTFVQKTINDETIFPTKYANEFPVGFEVVVKKILRLLFHVLAHLYHSHFRELVLLNLHTHLNCVFAHLSVFNHRYQLIELRETEILQDLVVALKILGDDEEITTVVNESIDEYKDVINKEPTMSLADQPINMFPNPSPINTQTLATQIDNF